The genomic segment TTACTGTGGGCTTAATGTGAAATGTACCTGTAACTTTTCACTTTAACTTTTTCTGTAATGCTTCTTCGGACTCCATTGAGAGGTTTTGTGAATTTGAGTGCAGATTGATGTGGGACGCACACAAGTATTGACTAAGAAATATATTAGCAATAAGGGGAAGGCTGGACAAAGTGAACCTTCAATGTGTATCCTCACATACTAGTGACTAGTCACTACTATTAACTAGTGCTGATCCTGGAGCAGAGAGTGCATATGTATGAAACTGCTATGTTTGAAAAAGATGAAAGTTATTATTTATCCCATAAATAATAAGCTGGAACGTAAGAGGTTAAATGAGATTTTGCTTTTCATATCTTATTAAAATTGATTGCAATAGAGGTGATATTTGCTTGGCTCTGTTCTTCATAGATGCCTTGTATGCATACATGCTGACCTCATGGCCTGCGTTTGTCAAAGTCTCTCTAGTTCAATGCAAAGAAGCTGTAATTTGGTGCAAGGGTCTCTGCAATATCAAAGCAGTGACGTGAATTCTCTCTGCATGGTCAAAAAATGTCCGATGTGATAAGCttcaaaaagcaaaagtaaacTTTGATTCATCAGATAGTCCAGGATTACTATCCTTGAGAGAGGGCAAGATTATTCACCAAATGTGCACAGATGAGGACATGAAGCCAACCAAAGCTCACGTTCGGTCATGTGATCCATGTGTGCAGGGTCACAAATTCGATAATCATCCGTTTCAAATAGCAGGAAAGCAAAATGACCCACTCAGGGGTCTATCGGGGTCCTTATATGCTTGTGGAAACATAAgatatgcatgcacagacacgtgTGTTCCGTAAAAGCACCCTCACAAAGAAAGCAGTGATCAGTGTGGAGGCGGTAAAAAAGCTGCTGAAAGCTGCAGATCATCTGTTAAGAGAGCGGCTGTGCTAGTGGAAAGGAGGCTCTGCGTGAGAGTGGGGACCCTGGGTCACATGCCATCTGCTCAACCTGGAGCTTCTCCTCCTCCAtaaatattctgttattgttCATGTGGCAATCAAAGAGCACTTGGAAGGGAGGTGGTGTCTCCTCCTCCGGCACGGAGGACAGTGCCTGCCCCCTGCGACCAACAACCAGTAAACACCAGCAGCTGTAAGCTATTAAACATGACAGGACACAGCACAAATGAGAGTTGCAGAGTAGATGCTGATTTTTTGCTGAACATCCTCCTTTGAAGACTTGCACGGGGGCCGGAAGGTCAGGAGGGGTGCCCGGAGTCCTTGAAGCAGTTCTTAAAGTGAAGCACGCAGTACAACTAACTTTTCCTTgtgggtgattttttttttcaataaagcCACCACAATGCATGTTCTTTCCCCCTCAACAGACAAAACCCAGGTACGTGTAATCACGCACTATGATTATATTTAAAACTGACAATAATGCCATTTTGTGAGAGATCAAATTGACTGTATTTGATAACTCCCAATCCCCCAACAGGCATGTTCTAGAGTTTAGAACACTGTAAATTGTGAGACTAAGCTTTTAGAGAGCATACTATTCATGATGttattcaaatatgttttttacaGAATAGTGCATATGGAGTTTTATTGCTGCCATAGATGAacactgtactcagtcatgtcaataaaatatgaaagaaataaaaatagagCTAAATAAGAGAGTACGGGTCATATTTTACAAAGTGTTAGCAATATTGtagtcagcaaaaaaaaagtactgaatgaggagagagaggatgcaGACCTGCCCATGTCTTAGATTTGAGCAGGGGAGGAAGCCTGCCCTGGTTCTCCCGTTTTCCCAGGAATACGTCGCCATTTGCACCTCCGCTGCCACAGCATCTAGTCTTTTCCCTCTGGGAAGTGCAAGAAAAACGACCCAACCCCCCCAGGGGCATGGAAACCAGCTGGTCTCCATGACGACTGCCTGTTATAGCACCATCAGCAAAAGCAATCAATAGATGCTAAAAAAAGGAGCAAGAAACTCGATTCAGGCTTGTTAGAACACTTTCTACCCccatttgtgtgctgtgttataaagagggagagaaagggtgTGATATGTGGGCTCCTTTATAAGCCCGAGATTTGGTGAGTAGCAGTGACAATAGCAGGGAACAGTGCTGCACTTGTTGCATGGTTGGAAGGCGATGATGAGAAATCTCATTCATCCATTCACCATGAACACTGTGTTCTCTTCAAATATTTTCCTGTGTGAACATCAGCAGAAAACCATTCACCTTTTAAATACAGAGATAGAACATGTTGGAGTTTGATAATATGAGGGAAACACCAGAGTGCAATAAAGAGTTTGCCCTTTGATCCCTGAATAGTTTCTGGGGGCTTTTTGTATAATCTATAGAGGGAGACTAGACCGTACCAATGATCTTAGTAAATGGACACTTTGTTTGAAAATGTCAAAGAGGTTATAATATGTTTTATAGAAGAAACATAATTCTTATTAATATTATGAgcaatattattacatttttggtgcttttttagcttttgttttttgtatttctgccaTTTCTTGCACAATTATCAGAATATAAATCTAGCCACATTTCATGGTGCAATTATGGTTTAATGTGATTTCCTTGTGAACATATCTGAATTCCCAGAAAACATATCTGAAAGTATAAATTAAACTAGGGTGTATATTCAGTTAAGAAGGTCAGTGAAAACCTCCATAAAACTCCACATAATCCCTCTGCTGACTCACTCTCATAccaacatttattaaataaatatttattaggtTGGAGACAATTTCAAAATCCATTTATGAAAATCCCATTTATTTCAGAAAGGCAAgacatgaatacacacatcCAAAAGATGCAACAATTCACACGAGGTCTAAACACATAAAGAGAGCTGTGAAGATGGAGTCACCTCAATGTTACCAGCCAACTGTACTGTCACAGCTGTGTGCTATGGATGAGCTTTAAATACTTCCTAAGCAGAGGAGaatgcaatattattttaatgcttttgaGTCTGCAGCACGTCTTGTATTACATCATGACTTGTACTGTGCTCCTGCATATCAGCTTTAAATTATTctgacaaatgaaaaacaaatttactTGAAAATACACCTGTCTTGCATACCAGATACTGCCAAAAGTAAAGAGGCAGCTACATTAGAAGAAAAGGTAattctataaaaatatatacatcacttctttttcttcatataatactctctctctctctctctctctctctctctctctctctctctctctctctctctctctctctctctctctctctctctctctctctctctctctctctctctctctctctctctctctctctctctctctctctctcattcttctctgAGCTCTATTGAGATATGGCGTCTTACGGGGACATGTGGTGTAGCACTCATGGTCTGCGCTGGAGAAAAGCAGGCCCTGACAGTGCAGTTCAGATCAGCAGGGTCTGATTCAGTTTAGCAGAGTCCTATTCTCATTTGGTTCAGCTGAATATAATTCCATTCAGTGGAGTCTGCTAGGGGTTGGCACATTTTTGATTCAGTTCAACAGTGCATTTTAATTCAGAAGAGCCAGATCAAGTTCATCAGAGTCTGCCTGACTCTGGGTCTGTTCAGTCAGTCTACACAGTTCCAGGTCTGCACTTGCTCAGTTCATAGATTCCCTTCCTCTTAGCTCTTCTTAAATACTCCAGGATGCCAGCCACTGAGGCCAGAACTCCCAGGCCAGTGGCTGGAATTATATAGTCATTCCAAGTGGGCAATGGACTGGTGAATGTCTCTACAgtggaaagaaacagagagattaaaaaatTAGGAACTACTGAAgctttaaattaattatgtttatCCTTGctcttaattaaaaaaaaattaaaaattcaaaaaggTGAGATCCCCCCCCAAACAGCACCGTTAGCACAAAATTCAACACCTCAAGACAAATGGAGTCTATTCAGATACATGTTCCTCCAGAGTCTTTACTCTTACCCATTACATGAATTGTGAAGTTCTTAGTCTCATATCCCAGGGCGTTGGTGACGTTGACCTGGTATTGACCCGTGTCATTTGCTGTAAGGTTGACCAGCAGAAACGTGCCATTGGGGGAATAGATATCCCTACCGCCATCCAGCTTCCGCAGAACAATGGCAGGTGGTGGGAAGCTCACAGAATTGCAGCAGATAGTGATGTTCTCGCCCTCGTGCACCCACTTGGATGGTAGGACCTGCACTGAAGTGTTCCTGGGAGGAGCTGCAGGAAGGGGGTTGGGCAGCTAAGTAAAATGCCCCCTTCTAACTAGGCATTTGATTACGGTAAGACAATAAAGAGTCGTGTAGAATTTAATGTGAAGGCCTAATCTAGAACTTCAGGTAAGATAAAGAGTCTATGAAGATGAAGTGACTGTAGTCCTGGAACATCTGACAATTAAATGATGATTTAGGCCACGCTTTATTGAAGAGCACATGATGTAGTATGAAGGGATGTTGGACTCCACTGTTTTCCAAGACCAGGGTTTGGTGCCCTTGTATCTTAATATTCAGTTTGTAATTACTATACAGTACAAAGTTATAGTGCGTGTTTCAAATGTCAGGATGAAGTTCTGAAGCCAGTTAGACAGCACACGCATCACTCTTACCTTGCACAGTGACAATGCCTCTGTCAGTCTCACTGCCGCACTTGTTGACAGCCTAACACTCATAACTCCCAGAGTCTGACAATTCAGCGGCGTGAATCATAAACCTCCTTTCATTTCCCTCACTGTAAGCAAGCTCTGTCTTTTCCCCGTAGAGCTTTGAGCCATAAACACCCAATCGAGATGCAAGGCTATGACCACTTGTGCCTACTGCCAGCACATTCATTACAAACAAGCTTTGTCAAGAATCATTTTACTGTGAGAGCACTGTAAGGTTGCAATGCCgcgatttgtttttaaaatataaaccaCTTTAAATTAGGAAACAATACCACAAATTGCCCCCCAAAACTGTATTCATTCACTGTGTGCTTCCACTGTGATAGACATTGTCTTCTCTGCTAGTGCAGCTGGCACACCACCCATCTCCAGAGAGACCTACTTGTCCCGCTTCACTCTCCTTAATAACTACATTCATGGGCTGCGTCTCATCAAAACGAGAATCAACTACCCTCAGTACTTGTCACACACTGCAGAGTGTGTTGGTGGTGACATGCACCTGCAGTCATAGCTCTGCTTCTGTCTCAGGAGAGATTCACTACTATAGAGGACGACAGGTCATTCTGTCTGGTAACTTAATTGTACATCTCAGGTCTTCCAGAGCAGGCACTATGACTAGGTACAGTGATCAACATATAAATTGACCACAAATAACACACCAGTGAATTTTATTAGATTTCAGTAATATATAACTTTCAGTTTATGAAGAAAGAATTTAAGACGACACACAGAACATCGGacaccacacaaaacagtgTTATGCATAGAAAGTCCAACTTcaatgcatgtttgtttgtttttttccaacacATAACTAAATCTGTGTTTGGAAAAAagggttttaaatattttgctttaaatCTTAAGCTCAGACCTTGACTGATTGATTGCCTGGTGCTAAAGGTTCACAGTAGTGAAGTGCTAAATGTTCAAAGGTGGTAAAATTCCTCCCAGATTAGTTTAACTGCATAGACTTGATACTAACCAGAAGGCCTGATTCAGTAACCAAAAGCTGTTTCTTTCATATGTTAAAAGACATGTCATCAGTTGCTCTCATTACCTATAGTTATATATTCAGCTCAGTGAACCATGCAGCAGTTAATGGAACATTTGAGAAATCAAATGTCCTTCACTGAACTTTAGTACTTTTAATCAGTTGAAGAGTAGAGAGACTGTTTGAAGTAGTTTTCCCTACAGCACATTCTCAAGATCCAATTTTTATAATAGGACAGGCTGAAGATGGCCAGAAAGTCAAAACCAGTTAAGCATATTATATTAAAAGCCTGGGTCTTTTCTTGAATTTTAATTACAACATTCAACTTTTTTTCCACTGTAAATTCTTTCAGCTGCAGAAGCATACTTACCcaacatattaaaaaagaaatcccTAGAAAATTATATCACCAAGACTCACTTTCAACAGACGCCAGCTCTGTCTCGCTCCCATTCCGCACCTTGCTCAGCACCGGGCGGCTCTTTGGGACACTGTTGCTCAGGTAGGATTTGTTGAGGAATCCCTGTTCCTTTGGCTCATTGAGAGACATAGAGATCACAGTGTCCACAGGAGGACCTGCAGAATGACACACGTAATGAATGACCCTCAAAGGAAAGTGCTGGGAGTGAGTTCCAGCCAATGTAGCTAATGTACAttcactgaaaaatgaaaagttaacGAAACCTGCCTTAAAATGTAGCCATTTACttctacaaacacaaaaatccCATTGTTGAAACATACACTGTTTATGTAAATTCAGTGGGCTCGAAAAAAGCCCAGAGTTCATTCAACCATGTttcagccttttttttctgctgtaaaaATCACATTTCCTAAAATAGCTGCGAGAGAAATGAATGGACACAAGGACTACCGAGATAGAAACTGATATTATCATTAACTTGAACGACATAAAATTGTGAGTAGGTATGTAACAGTTTATAATCAACGGAAATTCCCACTAACCGTGAATAGTAACAGTCGCCATGACTGTCTGTCTCCCGAGCTCATTGCTGGCTGTGCACTCATAGATCCCGGCATCGGATAGCGATACGTTGAGCAGCAGAATCTCCCGACCCACTTTCACTTCTTCCAACTGCCCGGCGTGCTTCGGAGTTCGCCATGAAAATTCCGGCTTCGGATTTCCCTCCGCTTCACAGGTCAGAGAAAGGTTGGAGCCAACTTGGACCGTGCCTGCTCCAGATGTTCTAACACTGCGTGGTGCATCTGAAACACACGTAAGAGAATGAGAACGCTCGCGCGTTACATGAGAAGGGCAGACATTCGGGTGTCCACGTAGCGTTGGTGAACTTACAAAGCACATGCATGGACACGGTTGTCTCCCTGGTCCTCTGATCTGACGGAAGGCCGTCTAGCTCGAG from the Electrophorus electricus isolate fEleEle1 chromosome 26, fEleEle1.pri, whole genome shotgun sequence genome contains:
- the vcam1b gene encoding vascular cell adhesion protein 1b isoform X1, giving the protein MVLTLAVILHFILPLAGAGLRLQFSPKNALFKLGDRQQLTCILSDCEEDVKYIWKPLEDKPLYGKVISSPAESKLIFSNITKNHENTIICEARCKDVSRQARARVNVYSFPKDPVISGHERLVLGKEAILTCKVSNVYPEEYIKFEWILGDELVPTQDPKNNMETTESFYTFIPQNESVRNVTCRASLELDGLPSDQRTRETTVSMHVLYAPRSVRTSGAGTVQVGSNLSLTCEAEGNPKPEFSWRTPKHAGQLEEVKVGREILLLNVSLSDAGIYECTASNELGRQTVMATVTIHGPPVDTVISMSLNEPKEQGFLNKSYLSNSVPKSRPVLSKVRNGSETELASVETPPRNTSVQVLPSKWVHEGENITICCNSVSFPPPAIVLRKLDGGRDIYSPNGTFLLVNLTANDTGQYQVNVTNALGYETKNFTIHVMETFTSPLPTWNDYIIPATGLGVLASVAGILEYLRRAKRKGIYELSKCRPGTV
- the vcam1b gene encoding vascular cell adhesion protein 1b isoform X2, encoding MVLTLAVILHFILPLAGAGLRLQFSPKNALFKLGDRQQLTCILSDCEEDVKYIWKPLEDKPLYGKVISSPAESKLIFSNITKNHENTIICEARCKDVSRQARARVNVYSFPKDPVISGHERLVLGKEAILTCKVSNVYPEEYIKFEWILGDELVPTQDPKNNMETTESFYTFIPQNESVRNVTCRASLELDGLPSDQRTRETTVSMHVLYAPRSVRTSGAGTVQVGSNLSLTCEAEGNPKPEFSWRTPKHAGQLEEVKVGREILLLNVSLSDAGIYECTASNELGRQTVMATVTIHGPPVDTVISMSLNEPKEQGFLNKSYLSNSVPKSRPVLSKVRNGSETELASVEKTFTSPLPTWNDYIIPATGLGVLASVAGILEYLRRAKRKGIYELSKCRPGTV